The proteins below come from a single Aspergillus oryzae RIB40 DNA, chromosome 5 genomic window:
- a CDS encoding protein HGH1 (uncharacterized conserved protein) has translation MPTELEELVEFLHHGNTQIRQIACENLLGFSIAQPNLFKRHQLLPVRDLKLLVRDYTPIAKNALTMLINLSADQDVLANLADDDAFLETLFTKVTNVKEPNADDVSMLLANLVKSEKMKKLLTIKRRVPEQVSTSPNVMDQLMDCFVKGAEGALNKNATYDYLSYVFADMSKSKEGRAYFTSRQEYDGVVPVTKLTVFTEHQSSIRRRGVASTIKNVAFDIAFHPTLFSEDEANLLPYILLPIAGPEEFGEEETLTMLPDLQLLPPDKKRDSENSIIVTHLETLLLLTTTREGRDRMREVQVYPIIRECHLNVDDEDVREACDRLVQILMRDEEGENAGQPGSIQQEHDDQQVVELF, from the exons ATGCCCACCGAACTGGAGGAG CTTGTCGAATTCCTTCATCATGGAAACACTCAAATCAGACAAATTG CCTGCGAAAACCTCCTTGGTTTCTCAATTGCCCAACCGAACTTGTTCAAACGCCATCAGCTTCTGCCAGTGCGAGATCTGAAGCTTTTAGTGCGAGATTACACT CCAATCGCAAAAAATGCCCTGACAATGCTTATCAACCTCTCGGCTGACCAAGACGTATTGGCCAATCTTGCGGATGACGATGCTTTTCTCGAGACCCTTTTCACAAAAGTGACG AACGTCAAGGAGCCGAATGCGGATGATGTGTCGATGCTTTTGGCCAACTTGGTCAAGtcggagaaaatgaagaaactGCTAACCATAAAACGAAGGGTCCCAGAGCAGGTGTCCACTTCCCCCAATGTAATGGATCAGCTGATGGATTGTTTCGTGAAAGGTGCCGAGGGCGCTCTCAACAAAAATGCCACCTATGACTACCTGTCTTATGTATTTGCCGACATGTCGAAGTCTAAGGAAGGTCGGGCGTATTTTACCTCGCGCCAGGAGTATGACGGCGTGGTGCCTGTAACGAAGCTTACTGTTTTCACCGAACATCAAAGCTCAATTCGGAGAAGGGGAGTTGCATCAACAATCAAGAATGTCGCGTTTGACATCGCATTCCACCCCACCCTTTTCTCTGAAGACGAAGCCAATCTCCTTCCATACATACTGCTGCCGATAGCAGGCCCGGAAGAatttggcgaagaagaaacattgaCGATGCTGCCAGACCTTCAGCTGCTACCCccagacaaaaagagagatagCGAAAATAGCATTATTGTAACACATCTTGAAACGTTACTGTTGCTAACAACAACTCGGGAAGGGCGAGATAGAATGAGGGAGGTGCAGGTCTATCCTATAATCCGAGAATGTCATCTGAACgtcgatgacgaggatgttcGAGAAGCTTGCGACAGGCTGGTTCAGATCTTGATGCgtgatgaggagggggaaaatGCTGGTCAGCCTGGGAGTATACAGCAGGAACACGATGACCAGCAGGTGGTAGAACTCTTTTGA
- a CDS encoding tetrafunctional fatty acid synthase subunit FAS1 (enoyl reductase domain of yeast-type FAS1) has protein sequence MYGTSTGPQTGINTPRSSQSLRPLILSHGSLEFSFLVPTSLHFQASQLKDTFTASLPEPTDELAQDDEPSSVAELVARYIGHIATEVEEGEDDAHGTNLEVLKLALNEFERAFMRGNDVHAVASALPGITAKKTSVVKAYYAGRAAAGRPTKPYDSALFRAASDEKANIYTVFGGQGNIEEYFDELREIYTTYPTFVDELISSSAQLLLSLSREPEASKLYPKGMDIIQWLQDPDSQPDTDYLVSAPVSLPLIGLVQLAHFVVTCKALGREPSEILERFSGTTGHSQGVVTAAAIASATTWESFEKVAKDALTMLFWIGLRSQQAYPRTSIAPSVLQDSIENGEGTPTPMLSIRDLPRSAVQEHIDMTNQHLPEDRHISISLVNSARNFVVTGPPLSLYGLNLRLRKVKAPTGLDQNRVPFTQRKVRFVNRFLPITAPFHSQYLYSAYDRILEDLEDLEIPANSLAIPVFGTKTGEDLRESGNANIVPALVRMITHDAVNWEQATVFPKATHIVDFGPGGISGLGVLTNRNKDGTGVRVVLAGAMDGTNAEVGYKPELFDRDEHAVKYAIDWVKEYGPRLVKNAAGQTFVDTKMSRLLGIPPIMVAGMTPTTVPWDFVAATMNAGYHIELAGGGYYNAKTMTEAVSKIEKTIPPGRGITINLIYVNPRAMAWQIPLIGKLRADGVPVEGLTIGAGVPSIEVANEYIETLGIKHIAFKPGSVDAIQQVINIAKANPKFPVILQWTGGRGGGHHSFEDFHQPVLQMYSRIRRCENIVLVAGSGFGGSDDTYPYLSGTWSSRFGYPPMPFDGCLFGSRIMIAKEAHTSKNAKKAIADAPGLDDQDWEKTYKGSAGGVVTVLSEMGEPIHKLATRGVLFWHEMDQKIFKLDKTKRVPELKKQRNYIIKKLNDDFQKVWFGRKASGETADLEDMTYAEVVHRMVDLMYVKHESRWIDESLKKLTGDFIRRVEERFTTAQGQPSLLQNYSELNTPYPAVDNILVAYPEAATQLINAQDVQHFLLLCQRRGQKPVPFVPALDENFEYWFKKDSLWQSEDLEAVVDQDVGRTCILQGPMAAKFSTITDEPVQDILNGIHQGHIKSLLEDVYNGDETNVPVIEYLGGRLDESIDEPEIDGLTISEDANKISYRLSSSPSSDLPGLERWLRLLAGTSYSWRHAIFLADIFVQGHRFQTNPLKRVVAPTAGMYVEIAHPSDPSKTAISVREPYQSGKLVKTVEVKMNEKNQISLTLFEGRTAEGGVVPLTFLFTYHPESGYAPIREVMEGRNDRIKEFYYRVWFGNSDVPFDTPTTATFNGGRETITSQAVADFVHAVGNTGEAFVDRPGKEVFAPMDFAIVAGWKAITKPIFPRTIDGDLLKLVHLSNGFKMVPGAQPLKVGDVLDTTAQINAVINQDSGKMVEVCGTIERDGKPIMHVTSQFLYRGAYLDFENTFQRKDEVPMQVHLASSRDVAILRSKEWFRIDEPDVELLGQTLTFRLQSLIRFKNKSVFSHVQTIGQVLLELPTKEIIQVATVDYEAGDSHGNPVVDYLQRNGTSIEQPVYFENPIPLSGKTPLELRAPTSNETYARVSGDYNPIHVSRVFSSYANLPGTITHGMYTSAAVRSYVETWAAENNIGRVRGFHVSLVGMVLPNDMITVKLQHVGMIAGRKIIKVEASNKETEDKVLLGEAEVEQPVTSYVFTGQGSQEQGMGMELYSSSPVAREVWDRADRHFMENYGLSIIDIVKNNPKELTVYFGGPRGKAIRQNYMSMTFESVNADGSIKSEKIFKEIDENTTSYTYRSPSGLLSATQFTQPALTLMEKASFEDMRSKGLVQRDSSFAGHSLGEYSALAALADVMPIESLVSVVFYRGLTMQVAVERDEQGRSNYSMCAVNPSRISKTFNEQALQYVVENISEQTGWLLEIVNYNVANMQYVAAGDLRALDCLTNLLNYLKAQNIDIPALMQSMSLEDVKAHLVKIIHECVKQTESKPKPITLERGFATIPLRGIDVPFHSTFLRSGVKPFRSFLLKKINKNTIDPSKLVGKYIPNVTARPFELTKEYFEDVYRLTNSPRIANILANWEKYEEESENVSRGGGGTSA, from the exons ATGTATGGAACATCTACAGGCCCTCAGACGGGCATTAATACTCCGCGTTCCTCCCAGTCCTTGCGACCTCTCATACTGTCGCATGGTTCGCTGgagttttctttcctcgtGCCAACCTCCCTTCATTTCCAAGCCTCGCAATTGAAAGACACCTTCACAGCCTCGTTACCGGAACCAACGGACGAACTTGCCCAGGATGACGAGCCTTCTTCAGTAGCGGAGCTTGTGGCTCGCTATATTGGCCATATTGCTACAGAGGTagaagagggcgaggatgATGCACATGGGACGAACTTGGAAGTCTTAAAGCTCGCCTTGAATGAATTCGAGCGTGCCTTCATGCGCGGCAATGACGTCCATGCTGTTGCATCGGCACTTCCAGGAATAACCGCTAAAAAGACTTCGGTTGTCAAGGCGTACTACGCTGGCAGGGCGGCTGCTGGACGACCCACCAAGCCTTATGATTCTGCGCTTTTCCGTGCTGCTTCAGATGAGAAGGCGAACATTTATACCGTTTTTGGGGGACAAGGCAACATTGAGGAATACTTTGATGAGCTGAGAGAGATTTATACAACCTATCCAACTTTTGTCGATGAGTTGATCTCCTCGTCAGCGCAGTTGCTGCTGTCTCTCTCTCGGGAGCCGGAGGCGAGCAAGTTATATCCTAAAGGCATGGATATCATCCAATGGCTGCAGGATCCTGACTCACAGCCCGACACCGATTATCTTGTGTCGGCTCCAGTGAGTCTCCCGTTGATTGGTCTAGTTCAGCTAGCACACTTCGTGGTAACTTGCAAAGCCTTGGGCCGTGAACCTAGTGAGATCTTGGAAAGGTTTAGTGGAACTACGGGCCACTCTCAGGGGGTGGTCACCGCCGCAGCCATTGCCTCTGCAACAACGTGGGAGAGCTTTGAGAAAGTTGCCAAGGATGCTCTGACTATGCTATTTTGGATCGGTCTTCGTAGCCAGCAGGCCTACCCTCGCACATCGATTGCTCCATCGGTGTTGCAAGACTCGATCGAAAATGGGGAAGGAACCCCGACCCCAATGCTGTCCATCCGAGACCTCCCAAGGTCTGCTGTTCAGGAGCACATAGACATGACCaaccaacatcttccagagGATCGCCACATCTCTATCTCTCTCGTTAACAGCGCACGGAATTTCGTTGTCACTGGTCCTCCGCTTTCGCTTTACGGTCTTAACTTGCGCCTGCGCAAAGTTAAAGCTCCTACAGGCCTGGACCAGAATCGTGTGCCATTCACACAGCGTAAGGTTCGCTTCGTGAACCGGTTCCTTCCAATTACTGCTCCTTTCCATAGCCAGTACTTGTATTCCGCGTATGATCGCATCTTGGAAGACCTGGAAGACCTGGAAATTCCGGCCAATTCTCTTGCTATCCCGGTTTTTGGCACTAAGACCGGAGAAGACCTACGTGAATCTGGTAATGCAAACATTGTTCCTGCGCTGGTGCGCATGATTACCCACGATGCCGTCAATTGGGAGCAGGCAACCGTTTTCCCGAAAGCTACCCACATTGTTGATTTCGGTCCCGGCGGTATCTCTGGTCTCGGCGTGCTTACAAACCGCAACAAGGACGGTACAGGTGTTCGTGTGGTGCTTGCCGGGGCCATGGACGGCACTAACGCGGAGGTTGGTTATAAGCCAGAACTATTTGACCGTGATGAGCATGCTGTGAAGTACGCCATCGACTGGGTCAAGGAGTATGGGCCGCGTCTTGTGAAGAATGCAGCGGGCCAGACGTTTGTAGATACTAAGATGAGCCGATTGTTAGGCATCCCTCCCATAATGGTTGCTGGCATGACTCCCACCACCGTTCCTTGGGATTTCGTGGCCGCAACAATGAATGCGGGCTACCATATTGAActcgctggtggtggttaCTACAATGCTAAGACTATGACCGAGGCGGTTTCCAAGATCGAAAAAACTATTCCTCCAGGCCGCGGTATCACCATCAACTTGATTTATGTCAATCCCCGCGCCATGGCATGGCAGATACCCTTGATCGGAAAACTGCGGGCCGATGGTGTTCCTGTGGAGGGTTTGACAATCGGTGCTGGTGTTCCATCAATTGAAGTTGCCAATGAGTACATCGAAACTCTCGGCATTAAGCACATTGCCTTCAAGCCGGGCTCCGTGGACGCTATTCAACAGGTTATCAACATTGCCAAGGCAAACCCTAAGTTCCCCGTCATTCTTCAGTGGACTGGAGGCCGTGGTGGTGGGCATCACTCCTTCGAGGATTTCCATCAGCCCGTGCTACAGATGTATAGCCGTATCAGGCGTTGTGAAAACATCGTCCTTGTGGCAGGCAGTGGCTTTGGGGGCTCTGACGATACTTATCCCTACCTATCCGGAACCTGGTCATCTCGTTTCGGCTACCCCCCGATGCCTTTTGACGGTTGCTTGTTCGGTAGTCGCATAATGATCGCCAAGGAAGCACACACATCGAAGAACGCGAAGAAGGCTATTGCGGATGCCCCTGGCCTTGACGACCAAGATTGGGAGAAGACATACAAAGGCTCTGCAGGTGGTGTCGTGACAGTCCTCTCTGAGATGGGCGAGCCGATCCATAAACTTGCCACAAGAGGCGTTTTGTTCTGGCACGAAATGGACCAAAAGATTTTCAAACTCGACAAGACAAAACGCGTTCCCGAACTGAAAAAGCAACGCAATTATATaatcaagaagctgaacgaTGATTTCCAGAAGGTTTGGTTCGGTCGCAAAGCTTCCGGCGAAACCGCTGACCTCGAAGATATGACGTACGCAGAGGTAGTTCATCGTATGGTGGACCTAATGTACGTCAAACATGAGTCTCGGTGGATTGATGAATCTCTTAAGAAATTGACCGGTGATTTCATTCGCCGCGTTGAAGAGCGTTTCACTACCGCTCAGGGTCAGCCGTCTTTGCTACAGAATTATTCAGAGCTCAACACTCCCTACCCTGCCGTTGATAACATCTTGGTAGCATATCCTGAAGCGGCAACTCAACTGATCAATGCCCAAGACGTCCAGCATTTCCTTTTACTTTGTCAACGGCGTGGCCAAAAACCAGTTCCCTTTGTTCCTGCTTTGGATGAAAACTTTGAATATTGGTTCAAGAAAGATTCTCTCTGGCAAAGTGAAGATTTGGAGGCAGTTGTGGATCAAGACGTTGGAAGAACCTGCATTCTGCAAGGGCCAATGGCTGCTAAATTCTCAACTATCACCGATGAGCCTGTCCAAGATATCTTGAATGGCATTCACCAGGGACATATCAAGAGCCTTCTCGAGGATGTGTACAATGGCGATGAGACAAACGTCCCCGTCATCGAATATCTTGGAGGTCGGCTCGATGAGTCCATTGATGAGCCGGAGATTGACGGCCTCACCATCTCTGAAGACGCCAACAAGATTAGCTACAGACTGTCgtcatctccttcctccgaTCTGCCTGGGCTTGAACGCTGGCTACGTCTCCTAGCAGGCACCTCCTATTCTTGGAGGCATGCGATCTTCCTTGCCGACATCTTCGTTCAGGGCCATCGTTTCCAGACCAACCCATTGAAGCGAGTCGTTGCACCAACTGCGGGCATGTATGTCGAGATAGCCCACCCAAGTGATCCTTCCAAAACGGCCATTAGTGTGAGGGAGCCTTATCAGTCAGGGAAGCTTGTTAAGACAGTAGAGGTCAAAATGAATGAGAAGAACCAGATTAGCCTTACTCTTTTCGAGGGCAGAACTGCAGAAGGCGGCGTTGTTCCGCTGACATTCTTGTTCACTTATCATCCTGAATCAGGATATGCGCCCATCCGAGAGGTCATGGAAGGACGCAATGATCGTATCAAGGAGTTTTACTACCGCGTCTGGTTTGGAAACAGCGACGTTCCATTTGATACCCCTACGACAGCAACTTTCAATGGTGGTCGCGAGACTATTACGTCACAAGCTGTCGCTGATTTCGTCCATGCTGTTGGCAACACAGGTGAAGCCTTCGTGGATCGCCCCGGAAAGGAAGTATTTGCTCCCATGGACTTCGCCATCGTCGCTGGCTGGAAAGCCATTACCAAACCCATCTTCCCTCGTACTATTGATGGTGATTTGCTGAAATTAGTCCACCTTTCTAATGGTTTCAAGATGGTCCCCGGCGCTCAGCCTCTTAAGGTTGGTGATGTTCTAGATACTACCGCCCAGATTAACGCTGTTATCAATCAAGATTCCGGTAAGATGGTTGAGGTCTGCGGTACCATCGAGAGAGATGGCAAACCTATCATGCATGTCACCAGTCAATTCTTATATCGAGGAGCATACTTGGACTTCGAGAATACTTTCCAGCGTAAAGACGAGGTTCCGATGCAGGTTCATCTTGCGTCGAGCAGGGATGTTGCGATCCTTCGGTCCAAGGAGTGGTTCCGCATTGATGAGCCCGATGTTGAGTTATTGGGTCAAACTTTGACCTTCCGCCTTCAAAGTTTGATTCGATTTAAGAACAAGTCTGTGTTCAGCCATGTTCAAACAATCGGTCAGGTTCTTCTTGAACTCCCTaccaaggagatcatccaagTTGCGACTGTCGACTACGAAGCCGGAGATTCTCACGGAAACCCAGTGGTGGACTACCTTCAGCGAAACGGGACATCTATCGAGCAGCCCGTGTACTTCGAAAACCCCATCCCTCTCAGTGGAAAGACACCTTTGGAGCTGCGTGCTCCAACTTCTAACGAGACCTATGCTCGCGTCTCGGGCGATTACAATCCGATCCACGTCTCACGAGTCTTCTCCAGTTACGCCAACTTGCCAGGCACTATCACCCATGGCATGTATACGAGTGCCGCTGTTCGCAGCTATGTGGAAACCTGGGCTGCTGAGAACAACATTGGTCGTGTCAGGGGTTTCCATGTATCCCTGGTTGGAATGGTTTTGCCCAACGACATGATCACTGTCAAATTGCAGCACGTCGGTATGATCGCTGGCCGTAAGATCATCAAGGTTGAAGCCAGCAACAAGGAGACAGAGGATAAAGTCCTTCTTGGTGAAGCAGAGGTGGAACAACCTGTTACCTCCTACGTGTTCACTGGACAAGGctcccaagaacaagggaTGGGAATGGAGCTGTATAGCAGCAGCCCTGTTGCTAGAGAAGTTTGGGATCGGGCTGACCGTCACTTCATGGAGAACTATGGTCTTTCCATCATTGATATCGTGAAAAACAACCCCAAGGAACTCACCGTCTATTTTGGTGGTCCCCGCGGCAAAGCCATTCGTCAAAATTACATGTCGATGACCTTCGAGTCTGTTAATGCAGATGGAAGCATCAAATCagagaagatcttcaaggaaatCGACGAAAATACAACGTCCTACACCTATCGCTCTCCATCTGGATTGCTCTCTGCGACACAATTCACACAGCCAGCTTTGACattgatggagaaggctaGTTTTGAAGATATGCGTTCCAAGGGACTGGTTCAAAGAGATAGCAGCTTCGCTGGTCACTCACTTGGTGAATATTCGGCACTTGCAGCTCTTGCCGATGTTATGCCTATTGAAAGCTTGGTTTCTGTCGTATTCTATCGCGGGTTGACTATGCAAGTTGCGGTTGAGCGCGATGAACAAGGTCGCTCCAACTACTCTATGTGCGCTGTCAATCCAAGCCGGATTTCCAAGACATTTAATGAGCAGGCTCTGCAGTATGTGGTAGAGAATATCTCGGAACAGACTGGCTGGCTACTTGAGATTGTCAACTACAACGTCGCAAACATGCAATACgttgctgctggagat CTCCGAGCACTTGACTGTCTTACAAATCTACTCAATTACTTGAAGGCTCAGAACATTGACATTCCCGCTCTCATGCAAAGCATGTCTCTGGAAGATGTGAAGGCTCACCTGGTTAAAATCATTCACGAATGTGTCAAGCAGACTGAGTCTAAGCCTAAGCCCATTACCCTTGAGCGTGGCTTCGCTACCATCCCTCTGAGAGGAATTGACGTTCCCTTCCACAGCACTTTCCTCCGTTCTGGTGTGAAGCCTTTCCGGTCGTTTTTGCTAAAGAAGATCAATAAAAACACTATTGATCCCAGCAAGTTGGTTGGAAAATATATTCCAAATGTCACAGCTCGCCCCTTCGAACTCACCAAGGAATATTTCGAGGATGTCTACAGGCTCACGAATTCACCGCGTATTGCTAACATTTTGGCGAACTGGGAGAAATACGAGGAGGAGAGTGAGAACGTCTCAcgcggtggtggtggcacATCCGCTTAA
- a CDS encoding transcription factor IIF subunit TFG1 (transcription initiation factor IIF, large subunit (RAP74)) produces the protein MATPTNDLNARTPTGSNGPPPMRIRRPKAADPLVRPKKKLAAKPGISVSGNGPALKSVSSRPATSNPLSMPHPDRGKPSSSGADFSANGFSGPLLSETYTDYPLVTTKRALREGLKHHIARFASKKTVDPRDESQFTRPVRLQRRDPRARSHEMTSEKSQGMQKTMSESSHQMDEVEREELEARKAAREKERAENLAQIAPSTGSAPKRANVPKQKTQQVSKTDMTPEEMAKTRIKYEEALPWHLEDFDNKNIWVGNYEAALSETHAVFVLEATGKMRMIPVEKWYRFNAKHQFKALTIEEAEKFMAKKVKDPRWFMEKQQELAQRKELEQFAKQRKVYAGKQGTPSGVEGLEADEMDFEEDRFADDEEHDDLFNEDEEAKAAEKRIKQDQLKANVFDLKDEKDYEQEELREKKEKEARRVLGKKVRKALQKREKNYDYSSGSDVNPYSDDESSDDSESERLKEEERKAEEEKNKKDTTASSKGNNTPSGRPKHTDPLKKGTAAAPRKRLGSPNVSDASGTDTSRKKGKSKDLSSQPTPQPSSRNMSPVASSQMPLGKKRVRNVPLGGAGSGSDADGGAGSGGEMSESGKTKKLKLNPPAVSQGGTPQGSRAGSPTPLAGRSFSGSRASSPESFRGQTRVSTPVRAGNQSFPTPAEIHAAIPPSGILSSDLLKIFRPRIGESKENHRKFIAIVKDVGVYGKEDRLLRPGTLKES, from the exons ATGGCTACACCTACGAACGACCTAAACGCGCGGACTCCGACAGGTTCAAATGGACCTCCACCCATGAGAATTCGTCGCCCCAAGGCAGCAGATCCTTTAGTACGACCGAAAAAAAAACTTGCAGCCAAACCAGGTATTTCTGTCTCCGGAAATGGACCAGCCTTAAAATCGGTTTCTTCGCGACCAGCTACTTCCAACCCGTTATCTATGCCTCATCCTGACAGAGGGAAGCCTTCGTCTTCAGGAGCTGATTTCTCCGCCAATGGGTTTAGCGGCCCATTGTTATCCGAAACATATACGGACTATCCCCTAGTCACGACAAAGCGCGCATTGCGGGAAGGCTTGAAACATCACATTGCTAGATTCGCATCAAAGAAGACTGTCGATCCGCGTGACGAATCCCAGTTCACTAGGCCTGTCAGGCTCCAACGTCGCGATCCGCGCGCCCGATCGCATGAGATGACATCGGAGAAGAGCCAGGGCATGCAGAAAACAATGTCTGAATCTAGCCATCAgatggatgaggttgagcGTGAAGAGTTAGAGGCCAGGAAGGCTGCCCGTGAGAAGGAACGCGCGGAGAACCTGGCCCAAATTGCCCCATCCACTGGATCCGCCCCGAAGAGAGCGAATGTACCCAAGCAAAAAACTCAGCAGGTGTCCAAGACAGATATGACTCCGGAGGAGATGGCGAAGACGCGAATCAAGTACGAAGAAGCTTTGCCGTGGCATCTAGAAGACTTCGACAACAAAAATATTTGGGTGGGGAACTATGAAGCTGCTCTGTCCGAAACGCATGCGGTATTTGTACTTGAGGCCACAGGGAAAATGAGGATGATCCCTGTGGAAAAATGGTACAGATTCAATGCCAAACACCAATTCAAAGCTTTGACTATCGAGGAAGCGGAGAAGTTCATGGCAAAGAAAGTTAAAGATCCACGATGGTTCATGGAGAAGCAACAAGAACTAGCTCAACGAAAGGAACTGGAGCAGTTTGCTAAACAGCGGAAAGTATACGCTGGTAAACAAGGTACTCCATCTGGAGttgaggggttggaggcCGATGAAATGGActttgaagaagatcgatttgctgatgatgaagagcatGATGATCTTTtcaacgaggatgaggaagcaaaagcagcggagaagagaatcaagCAAGACCAGTTGAAAGCCAATGTTTTTGACCtgaaagacgagaaagactATGAGCAAGAGGAAttgagagaaaagaaagagaaggaggctcGTCGTGTGCTTGGAAAAAAAGTTCGGAAAGCTTTAcaaaaacgagaaaagaacTATGACTATAGTAGTGGCTCGGATGTTAATCCTTATTCAGACGATGAG aGCTCTGATGATAGCGAGTCTGAACGATtaaaggaggaagagcggaaagccgaagaggaaaagaacaaaaaggacACAACGGCATCCTCCAAGGGCAACAATACGCCGTCCGGCCGCCCTAAGCATACCGATCCCTTGAAGAAAGGCACGGCAGCTGCACCACGGAAACGGTTGGGTTCTCCCAACGTGTCGGATGCGAGTGGGACAGACACTTCCCGCAAAAAGGGTAAAAGCAAGGACCTGTCCTCCCAGCCCACGCCTCAGCCAAGCTCGCGCAATATGTCTCCAGTTGCGTCATCGCAAATGCCA CTTGGCAAGAAGCGTGTCCGAAACGTACCTCTTGGTGGTGCAGGTTCTGGGAGTGATGCCGATGGCGGTGCAGGTTCCGGTGGGGAGATGAGTGAAAGCGGTAAAACtaagaagctcaagcttAATCCTCCAGCAGTCTCTCAGGGTGGGACTCCCCAGGGATCTAGGGCAGGAAGTCCTACTCCCTTAGCAGGTAGAAGTTTTTCGGGAAGCCGTGCTAGCAGCCCTGAGTCATTCAGAG GGCAAACTCGCGTTTCCACTCCAGTACGCGCTGGAAATCAAAGCTTCCCTACGCCTGCGGAGATTCATGCTGCTATTCCCCCCTCAGGCATACTCAGTAGTGACTTGCTCAAAATATTCCGTCCCCGTATTGGTGAGTCAAAGGAGAACCACCGAAAGTTTATAGCGATTGTCAAAGATGTGGGAGTTTATGGCAAAGAAGATCGATTGTTGCGCCCTGGTACGCTGAAGGAGAGTTGA
- a CDS encoding uncharacterized protein (S-M checkpoint control protein CID1 and related nucleotidyltransferases) has product MNDKTDTYPVHYQSVLEIAHASNPASYSYSHAPRTRFGDQQSDPCRRVQLQINYLNSLAARVPSFGSLASEFRSKETLRIFLTNIAREALERHTKQHGYTIKEKTFDLKCFGSLRNGFALPGADLDLVMTTHGEVFPKDIEARCPQILYKAFTDAGFDARIIQKARVPIVKLYEAPSQGVSASLGVESKGQSNYHFPKQTTNPEALSSVGIQCGINLSGCLVLYNTELLRCYALCDERVRVVGVFVKMWAKARKINRPYHGTLCSYGYILMVIHYLMNVVDPPLVPNLQLLGRLSPRHFSTTGPNKYDIRFSKNETELRRKAWYNMTSGNRQSVGELLRGFFAYYGSRCKTTPPGAFNWIQDVVSIRTQGGILSKLEKGWNTARTDEHGRRLRFLIAIEDPLEHNHNVGETVTDKGL; this is encoded by the coding sequence ATGAACGACAAGACTGATACATACCCTGTGCACTATCAATCAGTTTTGGAGATTGCACACGCCAGTAATCCAGCTAGCTATTCCTATTCGCATGCTCCCAGAACCCGGTTTGGTGATCAACAGTCTGATCCTTGCAGGCGAGTTCAACTTCAGATAAACTATTTGAACTCCCTAGCAGCCCGAGTGCCCTCTTTCGGCTCGCTGGCTAGCGAATTTCGCAGCAAGGAAACCCTACGGATTTTCCTAACTAACATTGCCCGGGAAGCGCTTGAGAGGCATACCAAGCAGCACGGCTATACCATTAAAGAGAAAACCTTTGACCTCAAATGCTTTGGCAGTCTGCGGAATGGTTTCGCATTGCCTGGGGCTGACCTTGATCTAGTAATGACCACCCACGGAGAAGTGTTCCCAAAAGATATAGAAGCAAGGTGTCCTCAGATTTTGTATAAGGCATTCACTGATGCCGGCTTCGATGCTCGGATAATCCAAAAAGCCAGGGTGCCAATCGTCAAATTGTACGAAGCTCCTTCCCAAGGAGTCTCAGCCTCGCTCGGGGTTGAAAGCAAAGGACAGAGTAATTACCATTTTCCAAAACAGACTACAAACCCCGAGGCGCTGTCTTCAGTAGGCATTCAGTGTGGCATCAACCTTTCTGGGTGCCTGGTACTATACAATACCGAATTACTTCGCTGCTACGCCCTCTGCGATGAAAGGGTGCGTGTTGTCGGTGTATTCGTGAAGATGTGGGCCAAGGCTCGAAAAATCAATCGTCCCTACCATGGCACACTCTGTTCGTATGGCTACATTCTCATGGTCATCCATTACCTGATGAACGTGGTAGACCCGCCTTTGGTTCCTaatcttcagcttctgggTCGGCTGTCCCCTAGACACTTTAGCACTACGGGTCCTAACAAGTACGATATCCGTTTTTCCAAAAATGAGACCGAACTTAGGAGGAAAGCCTGGTATAATATGACTTCTGGTAATCGGCAATCCGTCGGCGAGCTGCTTCGTGGCTTTTTCGCTTACTATGGAAGCCGATGCAAAACTACACCCCCAGGCGCTTTCAATTGGATCCAAGACGTTGTTTCGATTCGCACGCAGGGTGGCATCCTTTCCAAGCTGGAGAAAGGTTGGAACACCGCGAGGACTGACGAACATGGACGTCGACTCCGGTTCCTCATAGCAATTGAGGACCCCCTCGAACACAACCATAATGTAGGCGAAACTGTCACAGACAAGGGCCTGTAA